A window of the Anaerosoma tenue genome harbors these coding sequences:
- a CDS encoding ABC transporter permease — MLGLKELLGGKLKFALIATAITLVVSLIMVTTAMSEGLLTGMSGAKSSLDADALVFQKDTYPTFERSILSAADMDVVAGTQGVADAYGVGHTYASVGSVSDPFDVRVFGLGSRFGQLPIIEGTGDVGPGEAVLDETARLEGVEIGDTIVLTPVDAELVVVGFTEGRRYVMVPTVWVDLPTWQELHVASVLGRVADEGGSDPVAAARMAEEFEGSASVAAITLEDGVTIEDVQARLGSEYTVAGPVEAARAGNGMPEMIMAMAGIQGVSVVIGALLVGVFFYITTLHKTSQIAAIKAIGASNAFLYRDLLLQITVLVAVATAAGTLLALGVGAGMPPMMAFDPDPGRWAVAVAAVFGTAYLGSLFSLRSILKVDPATALGRTSA; from the coding sequence ATGCTCGGACTTAAGGAGTTGCTCGGAGGCAAGTTGAAGTTCGCGCTGATCGCGACTGCGATCACGCTGGTCGTCTCGCTAATCATGGTCACCACGGCGATGTCGGAGGGGCTGCTCACCGGGATGTCCGGTGCGAAGTCCTCGCTCGACGCCGACGCGCTCGTGTTCCAGAAGGACACCTATCCCACCTTCGAGCGCAGCATACTCTCCGCTGCCGACATGGACGTCGTCGCCGGCACGCAGGGCGTGGCCGACGCGTACGGGGTGGGTCACACCTACGCCTCCGTGGGATCGGTCTCCGATCCGTTCGATGTGCGCGTGTTCGGTCTCGGCAGCCGATTCGGCCAACTGCCGATCATCGAGGGCACGGGGGACGTAGGCCCGGGGGAGGCGGTGCTCGACGAGACCGCCCGGCTCGAGGGGGTCGAGATCGGGGACACGATCGTCCTGACACCGGTGGATGCCGAACTCGTGGTGGTGGGATTCACCGAGGGACGGCGGTACGTGATGGTCCCCACGGTATGGGTCGACCTTCCCACCTGGCAGGAGCTGCATGTGGCCTCCGTGCTCGGCCGCGTGGCCGATGAAGGCGGATCGGATCCTGTGGCGGCCGCGAGGATGGCCGAGGAGTTCGAGGGGAGCGCGTCGGTGGCAGCGATCACCCTGGAGGACGGTGTGACGATCGAGGACGTCCAGGCCCGCCTCGGCAGTGAATACACCGTTGCGGGGCCGGTCGAGGCTGCGCGTGCGGGCAACGGCATGCCGGAGATGATCATGGCCATGGCCGGCATCCAGGGCGTCTCCGTGGTCATCGGCGCTCTTCTCGTGGGTGTCTTCTTCTACATCACCACGCTTCACAAGACCTCGCAGATCGCCGCGATAAAGGCGATCGGGGCGTCCAACGCGTTCCTCTATCGCGACCTGCTCCTGCAGATCACCGTGCTGGTGGCCGTTGCCACAGCGGCTGGCACGCTTCTGGCCCTGGGCGTAGGGGCCGGGATGCCGCCGATGATGGCGTTCGACCCCGACCCGGGCAGATGGGCGGTGGCGGTGGCCGCGGTCTTCGGTACGGCCTACCTTGGCAGTCTGTTCTCGCTCAGGAGCATCCTCAAAGTGGACCCGGCAACGGCCCTCGGCCGCACCTCGGCATAG
- a CDS encoding potassium channel family protein produces MHVVIGGYGRVGRFLAFMLEEHGHSVAVIDRNAEAFAEAGHDIKGRRITGEVFDRSTLEKAGIRHAGAYAAVTSGDNSNIVSARVARERFGVPCVVARIFDPHRAVIYERFGIPTVSGVNWSSAMLLASILEPEVKIRAAYGGGEVVTITADASTQLTGKMVSNVDYPGKFSISAVVRDGVAHLAEPRMELIKGDRLSITVTRDALPELKKLLDLD; encoded by the coding sequence ATGCATGTCGTCATCGGCGGATACGGGCGCGTGGGCCGCTTCCTCGCGTTCATGCTGGAGGAGCACGGGCATTCGGTGGCGGTGATCGACCGCAATGCGGAAGCTTTCGCCGAGGCTGGTCATGACATCAAGGGCCGGCGGATCACCGGTGAGGTCTTCGACCGCTCGACACTCGAGAAAGCCGGGATCCGGCACGCCGGGGCGTACGCAGCGGTCACGAGCGGTGATAACAGCAACATCGTGAGCGCCCGTGTGGCGCGTGAGCGGTTCGGCGTCCCCTGCGTGGTGGCACGCATCTTCGACCCCCACCGGGCGGTGATCTACGAGCGCTTCGGCATCCCCACCGTCTCCGGCGTCAACTGGTCGAGCGCCATGCTGCTGGCCAGCATTCTGGAGCCCGAGGTCAAGATACGTGCGGCATACGGTGGAGGCGAGGTGGTGACCATCACCGCCGATGCGTCCACGCAGCTCACGGGCAAGATGGTGAGCAACGTCGACTATCCCGGGAAGTTCTCGATATCGGCGGTCGTCCGTGATGGCGTGGCGCACCTCGCGGAGCCGCGCATGGAACTCATCAAGGGCGACAGGCTGAGCATCACCGTGACGCGCGACGCCCTCCCGGAGCTCAAGAAGCTCCTCGACCTGGACTGA
- a CDS encoding ABC transporter ATP-binding protein — translation MLQIRNITKRYGTGRTQVTALDDVSFSLGRGRLLALLGPSGSGKTTLISIIAGLLTPTSGEIVIGGHPVHLRTVREAARFRRENIGIVFQEHHLVPYLTARDNLLLVPHLSGRVRQEHRDRADELLASFDLTDRASHRPALLSGGERQRVAIARALMNVPEIMLVDEPTASLDTERGFQVVEMLKRQVHDRAMTCVMVTHDPRMAAHADEQLTIRDGRVVAS, via the coding sequence ATGCTGCAGATACGGAACATCACCAAGAGATACGGCACCGGCCGGACGCAGGTGACGGCGCTCGACGACGTCTCCTTCTCGCTCGGCAGAGGCAGGCTGCTCGCGCTGCTCGGTCCTTCCGGCTCGGGCAAGACCACCCTCATCTCGATCATCGCGGGCCTGCTCACCCCCACCTCGGGCGAGATCGTCATCGGCGGGCATCCGGTGCATCTCCGCACCGTCAGGGAGGCGGCCAGGTTCCGGCGCGAGAACATCGGGATCGTGTTCCAGGAGCACCACCTGGTGCCCTACCTGACCGCGCGTGACAACCTGCTGCTGGTACCGCATCTTTCGGGGCGGGTACGGCAGGAGCACCGGGACCGCGCGGACGAACTGCTCGCGTCGTTCGACCTCACCGACCGGGCGTCGCACCGGCCCGCGCTCCTCTCCGGCGGTGAGCGTCAGCGCGTCGCGATAGCGCGCGCCCTGATGAACGTCCCGGAGATCATGCTCGTGGACGAGCCGACCGCGAGCCTCGACACGGAGCGTGGCTTCCAGGTGGTGGAGATGCTGAAGCGCCAGGTCCACGACCGGGCGATGACCTGCGTGATGGTGACCCATGATCCCCGGATGGCCGCGCATGCGGACGAGCAACTGACCATCCGGGACGGCAGGGTCGTCGCTTCGTGA
- a CDS encoding APC family permease, with product MKRLLLGDPLHNRDAMRQRLSNPVALAVFSSDALSSVAYAPGEIMLMLALAGAGALSFTLPVAAGIGILLVVVVLSYRQTIRAYPGGGGSYIVAKENLGTVPGLVAGAALLVDYTLTVAVSISAAVAAITSAFPGLLRYTVPIAVALVVALAVANLRGTRESGALFAGPTFVFIALMGVMIAVGLVRFALGQPFTVPAPGDPVEAVQSLTLFLVLKAFASGCTAMTGIEAIANGAQAFRQPEERNAATTLTWMAAILLFLFLGTVALSRLAGVQPSETETVISQLSRSMFGTGWLYYVISASVATILVLAANTAYADFPRLSSLVADDDFLPHQLRDRGHRLVFSNGIILLTIAAAVLLMAFGGVTTRLIPLYAIGVFLSFTLSQAGMIRHHLRVREPGWQRSLALPALGAVATGVVTLVVAVAKFAQGAWVVIILIPAIVGGFLWVRAQYDRVRRDLAIRPDEYADLDWQSYNRMHNHVVVLVKAIDRRLIRALRYARSLKADRIEAVYVDIDGTADEFRGRWDAAGFGIKLTIIDSPYREILAPIMGHIRSVPRPTSDHVVTVILPEYAAENVGDAVLHDQTSLFLKQQLFGEPGVILTDVPYRIDEPCTPLSCAIPPDRSEAAD from the coding sequence GTGAAGCGCCTGTTGCTGGGCGACCCTCTGCACAACCGTGACGCGATGCGGCAGCGACTGAGCAACCCGGTTGCGCTCGCGGTGTTCTCGAGCGACGCGCTCTCGTCGGTGGCATACGCGCCGGGCGAGATCATGCTGATGCTCGCTCTCGCGGGCGCGGGTGCGCTGAGCTTCACGCTGCCGGTCGCCGCGGGGATCGGGATCCTGCTCGTGGTGGTGGTGCTCTCGTACCGCCAGACCATCCGGGCGTACCCGGGTGGCGGAGGCTCGTACATCGTGGCCAAGGAGAACCTTGGCACCGTTCCGGGGCTGGTGGCCGGCGCCGCGCTCCTGGTGGACTACACGCTGACCGTGGCCGTCTCGATCTCGGCCGCAGTGGCGGCTATCACCTCGGCGTTCCCCGGTCTGCTGCGCTACACGGTGCCGATCGCGGTGGCCCTCGTGGTTGCGCTGGCCGTCGCGAACCTTCGGGGGACCCGGGAATCGGGTGCCCTGTTCGCTGGCCCCACGTTCGTCTTCATCGCTCTGATGGGGGTGATGATCGCCGTGGGGTTGGTACGTTTCGCTCTCGGTCAGCCGTTCACCGTTCCCGCACCGGGCGACCCCGTGGAGGCGGTGCAGTCGCTGACGCTGTTCCTCGTGCTGAAGGCCTTCGCGTCCGGATGCACCGCGATGACGGGCATCGAGGCGATAGCTAACGGCGCGCAGGCGTTCCGGCAGCCCGAAGAGCGTAATGCCGCGACAACGCTCACGTGGATGGCGGCTATCCTTCTGTTCCTGTTCCTCGGCACGGTGGCGCTCTCCCGGCTTGCCGGGGTCCAGCCTTCCGAGACCGAGACGGTGATCAGCCAGCTGTCCCGGTCGATGTTCGGCACGGGATGGCTGTACTACGTGATCTCGGCGAGCGTCGCCACGATCCTGGTGCTCGCGGCGAACACCGCCTACGCGGACTTCCCGCGGCTCTCGTCGCTCGTGGCGGACGACGACTTCCTGCCGCATCAGCTCCGTGACCGGGGACACCGGCTGGTGTTCAGCAACGGGATCATCCTGCTAACCATCGCGGCCGCCGTGCTGCTGATGGCGTTCGGTGGTGTGACCACGCGTCTGATCCCGCTGTACGCGATAGGGGTGTTCCTGTCGTTCACCCTCTCGCAGGCCGGCATGATCCGCCACCATCTGCGGGTACGAGAGCCCGGGTGGCAGCGCTCCTTGGCTCTGCCGGCCCTGGGGGCCGTTGCCACGGGCGTGGTGACACTGGTAGTGGCTGTGGCCAAGTTCGCGCAAGGCGCGTGGGTCGTGATCATCCTGATCCCGGCGATCGTAGGGGGCTTCCTGTGGGTCCGCGCGCAGTACGACCGCGTGCGACGCGATCTTGCCATCAGACCCGACGAGTACGCCGATCTCGACTGGCAGTCGTACAACCGGATGCACAACCACGTGGTCGTCCTCGTGAAGGCGATCGACCGGCGGCTCATCCGCGCACTCCGCTATGCGCGCAGCCTCAAGGCCGATCGGATCGAAGCGGTCTACGTGGACATCGACGGCACGGCCGATGAGTTCCGCGGGCGATGGGATGCAGCGGGCTTCGGCATCAAGCTCACCATCATCGACTCGCCGTACCGGGAGATCCTCGCGCCGATCATGGGCCACATCAGGTCCGTTCCTCGGCCGACGAGCGACCACGTGGTCACGGTGATACTGCCCGAGTACGCAGCGGAGAACGTGGGGGACGCGGTGCTCCACGACCAGACATCGCTGTTCCTGAAGCAGCAGCTCTTCGGCGAGCCCGGCGTGATACTCACCGATGTGCCGTACCGCATCGACGAACCATGCACGCCGCTCTCGTGCGCGATTCCGCCGGACAGGTCTGAAGCCGCCGACTGA
- a CDS encoding acylphosphatase, with protein MGGPPQDPGRRVRAHLSITGVVQGVYYRASAAEEARLLGIDGWVRNTAQGVEAVLEGDRVPVERMIAWCHEGPAHAVVGDVAVTWEEPVGLSGFGIRA; from the coding sequence ATGGGTGGACCGCCACAGGATCCCGGGCGCCGCGTGAGGGCGCATCTGAGCATCACCGGCGTCGTGCAGGGTGTCTATTACAGGGCGAGCGCCGCGGAGGAAGCCCGGCTGCTCGGCATCGACGGCTGGGTCCGCAACACCGCTCAGGGGGTGGAAGCCGTGCTTGAAGGTGACCGGGTACCGGTGGAGCGTATGATCGCCTGGTGCCACGAGGGGCCGGCCCACGCGGTGGTGGGTGACGTCGCGGTCACGTGGGAGGAACCCGTGGGGCTGAGCGGGTTCGGCATACGGGCCTGA
- a CDS encoding prenyltransferase translates to MVAETVAGCCGTLRVRVYCPDTVHIVEGGSRVFKKYVLETRPQFLTLALVLVVHGSALAAWHGSIHIGRSILAAIGLILLQASVNVLNDWHDWTRSGIDHDTVQTPFSGGSGMLPARDLEPREALILGIGTLLAGSAIGLYLAWAAGWELLIIGLVGAVLVVLYTPVFTRTGLGEIMAGAGLGILPVVGTYFLITGGFDTAAWVSGIPATLLTYNLLLLNEFPDTTADTAGGRHHMVVLLGKRRARWLYAVAEAAAFVVIVIGVVTGILTPWVLLALVAAVPAAKAVTIAIREYDGFEELIPALGANVQALLGVNVLMAAGYAIAALLG, encoded by the coding sequence ATGGTAGCGGAAACCGTCGCGGGATGTTGCGGCACGCTGCGCGTTCGTGTCTACTGTCCTGATACGGTGCACATCGTGGAGGGGGGCTCCCGGGTGTTCAAGAAGTACGTTCTGGAGACGCGACCTCAGTTCCTCACGCTCGCGCTCGTTCTGGTCGTGCATGGTTCGGCACTGGCGGCGTGGCACGGCTCGATCCACATCGGACGCTCGATCCTCGCGGCGATCGGACTCATCCTGTTGCAGGCGAGCGTCAACGTCTTGAACGACTGGCACGACTGGACGAGGAGCGGCATCGATCACGACACCGTGCAGACACCGTTCTCGGGCGGGAGCGGCATGCTTCCCGCCAGGGACCTGGAGCCGCGCGAGGCGCTCATACTCGGCATCGGCACACTCCTGGCAGGCTCCGCCATCGGGCTGTATCTCGCCTGGGCGGCCGGGTGGGAGCTGCTGATCATCGGGCTGGTGGGCGCGGTGCTCGTGGTCCTCTACACGCCGGTGTTCACCCGGACGGGCCTGGGCGAGATCATGGCCGGTGCGGGCCTGGGCATCCTGCCTGTCGTCGGCACGTACTTCCTGATCACGGGAGGCTTCGACACGGCAGCCTGGGTCTCCGGGATCCCTGCCACGCTGCTCACCTACAACCTCCTGCTCCTGAACGAGTTCCCTGACACGACTGCCGACACCGCAGGAGGCCGTCACCACATGGTGGTGCTCCTGGGCAAGCGCCGCGCGCGCTGGCTCTACGCGGTGGCCGAGGCCGCGGCGTTCGTCGTCATCGTCATCGGCGTGGTGACCGGCATCCTCACGCCGTGGGTGCTGCTGGCGCTGGTTGCCGCCGTGCCGGCAGCCAAGGCGGTCACGATCGCGATCAGGGAGTACGATGGGTTCGAGGAGCTCATCCCGGCGCTGGGCGCGAACGTGCAGGCTCTCCTGGGGGTCAACGTGCTCATGGCCGCCGGATATGCGATCGCCGCACTGCTGGGCTGA
- a CDS encoding M48 family metallopeptidase has translation MTKAGACGRGGSSEPSALIEIVHGAECIPCEVLRTDRRTLALTISPDGTVRARAPRRMPLRDIERFARSRAGWLTRKRAEIAARGGHVREPLSPAEIERARGLFRERYDACWAHFAAPGEDKPPLRLREMRSRWGSFAPSGRITLNTCLVRVPVECLDYVIFHELCHLRERGHGPRFYAQLERYVPEWRERRRQLRGLS, from the coding sequence GTGACGAAGGCGGGCGCGTGCGGGCGCGGCGGATCCAGCGAGCCTTCCGCCCTCATCGAGATCGTGCACGGTGCGGAGTGCATCCCCTGTGAGGTGCTACGCACCGATCGGCGCACGCTCGCTCTCACCATCTCGCCCGACGGCACTGTACGGGCGCGCGCCCCGAGGCGCATGCCTCTCCGGGATATCGAGCGGTTCGCGCGGTCGAGGGCGGGGTGGCTGACCAGGAAGCGTGCGGAGATCGCCGCGCGTGGAGGACACGTGCGTGAGCCGCTGAGCCCCGCCGAGATCGAGCGCGCCCGGGGTCTCTTCAGAGAGCGATACGACGCGTGCTGGGCGCACTTCGCGGCGCCCGGGGAGGACAAGCCGCCGCTCCGTCTTCGTGAGATGCGGTCACGGTGGGGGAGCTTCGCCCCCTCGGGCAGGATCACGCTCAATACGTGCCTCGTGCGCGTTCCTGTGGAGTGCCTCGACTACGTGATCTTCCACGAGTTGTGCCACCTGCGCGAGCGCGGTCACGGACCCCGGTTCTACGCGCAGCTCGAGCGGTACGTACCGGAATGGCGCGAGCGCAGGCGGCAACTGCGGGGACTATCGTGA
- a CDS encoding ABC transporter ATP-binding protein: MSAGTERQSGGAPAPGPGRGPRGPMMGPGGHGLMAGSASTKDFKGSLKRLAGYLRPEATKLVLVFLLTALSVAGMVAGPRILGSATNVLFEGVIGTAMAERLPEGATSEEAVAMLRAGVEQLRASGQDSEADQAEQLADMLSGMDVTVGEGVDFGMVARLLSILAGVYLLASAFSWGQAYIMAGVTQRTIYNMRKQVDEKLARLPLTYFDQNSRGDTLSRVTNDIDNIAQTLQQQAAQILNSVLTIVGVLGMMLWVSPLLSAISLLVIPASLVVTVLIARRSRTQFAAQWERTGSLNGHVEEMFTGHGIVKVFGRQAEAIEVFDRENEGLYDASFRAQFISSTIHPSLHFLNNLNYVGVAIIGGLRVANGQLSLGDVQAFIQYSRQFNQPIVQTASAANVLQSAVASAERVFELLDAPEEVAETTAPTRLTDVRGHVEFRDVTFSYTEDTGLIEGLSLEALPGQTVAIVGPTGAGKTTLVNLLMRFYELQDGAILIDGVDTRDMTRDDLRTAFGMVLQDTWLFKGTIRENLAYGRDEVDEVELMRAADAAHVDHFVRTLPDGYETELNDDSSNISQGQRQLLTIARAFVADPPILILDEATSSVDTRTEALIQEAMERLMKGRTSFVIAHRLSTIRDADLILVMNEGAIVEQGTHDGLMAAGGFYADLYNSQFAEELDEAV, translated from the coding sequence ATGAGCGCCGGCACCGAGCGACAGAGCGGCGGCGCTCCCGCCCCCGGTCCCGGACGGGGCCCGCGTGGACCGATGATGGGACCGGGAGGCCACGGGCTGATGGCCGGCAGCGCCTCCACCAAGGACTTCAAGGGATCGCTCAAGCGGCTCGCCGGCTACCTGAGGCCAGAGGCGACGAAGCTCGTGCTCGTGTTCCTGCTCACCGCGCTGAGCGTGGCCGGCATGGTAGCGGGGCCGCGTATCCTCGGCTCGGCCACGAACGTGCTGTTCGAGGGCGTCATCGGCACCGCGATGGCCGAACGGCTCCCCGAAGGCGCCACCAGCGAAGAAGCGGTAGCCATGCTGCGCGCGGGCGTCGAACAGCTACGGGCGAGCGGCCAGGATTCGGAGGCCGACCAGGCCGAGCAGCTCGCGGACATGTTGTCCGGCATGGACGTCACGGTGGGCGAAGGCGTCGACTTCGGCATGGTGGCGCGACTGCTGTCGATCCTCGCAGGCGTCTACCTGCTCGCCTCCGCCTTCAGCTGGGGCCAGGCGTACATCATGGCGGGCGTTACCCAGCGGACCATCTACAACATGCGCAAGCAGGTCGACGAGAAGCTCGCCAGGCTCCCGCTCACGTACTTCGACCAGAACTCCCGCGGTGACACGCTCTCCCGCGTCACCAACGACATCGACAACATCGCGCAGACCCTGCAGCAGCAGGCCGCGCAGATCCTCAACTCGGTCCTCACGATCGTGGGCGTCCTCGGCATGATGCTCTGGGTGAGCCCGCTCCTCTCGGCCATATCGCTGCTCGTCATCCCCGCCTCGCTCGTGGTGACGGTGCTGATAGCACGCCGGTCCCGCACGCAGTTCGCGGCGCAGTGGGAGCGTACGGGGAGCCTCAACGGACACGTGGAGGAGATGTTCACGGGTCACGGCATCGTGAAGGTCTTCGGCAGACAAGCCGAGGCCATCGAGGTGTTCGACCGCGAGAACGAGGGGCTGTACGACGCGTCCTTCCGTGCCCAGTTCATCTCAAGCACGATCCATCCCTCGCTCCACTTCCTCAACAACCTGAACTACGTGGGAGTGGCGATCATCGGCGGACTCAGGGTCGCGAACGGCCAGCTCAGCCTGGGCGATGTCCAGGCGTTCATCCAGTACTCGCGGCAGTTCAACCAGCCGATCGTCCAGACCGCATCGGCGGCCAACGTGTTGCAGTCGGCGGTCGCTTCGGCCGAGCGCGTGTTCGAGCTGCTTGACGCCCCCGAGGAGGTGGCCGAGACCACCGCTCCGACACGCCTCACGGATGTCCGTGGCCACGTCGAGTTCCGGGACGTCACGTTCAGCTACACCGAGGACACCGGACTCATAGAAGGCCTCAGCCTCGAGGCCCTGCCGGGGCAGACGGTCGCCATCGTGGGCCCCACGGGCGCCGGCAAGACCACGCTCGTCAACCTGCTGATGCGCTTCTACGAGCTGCAGGACGGTGCCATCCTGATCGACGGTGTGGATACACGCGACATGACGCGCGACGACCTGCGCACGGCCTTCGGCATGGTGCTGCAGGACACGTGGCTGTTCAAAGGCACGATCCGTGAGAACCTCGCCTACGGTCGTGACGAGGTAGATGAGGTCGAACTGATGCGCGCCGCCGACGCCGCCCACGTGGACCACTTCGTCCGCACCCTCCCCGACGGTTACGAGACGGAGCTCAACGACGACAGCTCCAACATCTCGCAAGGACAGCGACAGCTCCTGACGATCGCGCGCGCCTTCGTGGCCGACCCGCCGATCCTCATCCTCGATGAGGCGACCAGCTCGGTGGACACGCGCACCGAAGCGCTCATCCAGGAGGCGATGGAGCGGTTGATGAAGGGGCGCACGAGCTTCGTGATAGCCCACAGGCTCTCCACCATCCGCGATGCCGACCTCATACTCGTGATGAACGAAGGGGCGATCGTGGAGCAGGGCACGCACGACGGCCTGATGGCTGCTGGCGGATTCTACGCGGACCTGTACAATAGCCAATTCGCAGAAGAGCTCGACGAAGCCGTCTAG
- a CDS encoding potassium channel family protein, translated as MRIVIVGGGKTGAYLAERLHREHTVVLIEQRRERVDVLRSALPEVDTIHGDACEPEVLESADVSDSDMVIAVTGDDEDNLVVAMLTKVLEGGTVYARVNHPLNEWLFDKEWGVDVAVSSPAMLYGLIGRDLVFGDVVPLLDLQADDVQVDEVRLPEDAEAVGKTLADIALPANVTVMAVIAAGGGVRAARGETRLEAGDQLLILVQGAMDSAAVLEALGTGKTVPEARGGSDAG; from the coding sequence ATGCGGATCGTGATAGTGGGCGGCGGCAAGACAGGGGCGTACCTCGCCGAGCGGCTGCATCGCGAGCACACCGTGGTGCTCATCGAGCAGCGCCGGGAGCGTGTGGACGTGCTCAGGTCGGCACTGCCCGAGGTGGACACGATACACGGCGACGCCTGCGAGCCCGAGGTCCTCGAATCGGCGGACGTGAGCGACTCCGACATGGTGATCGCCGTGACCGGTGACGACGAAGACAACCTCGTGGTCGCCATGCTCACGAAGGTGCTCGAAGGCGGCACGGTCTACGCGCGCGTCAACCACCCCCTCAACGAATGGCTCTTCGACAAGGAGTGGGGTGTGGACGTGGCGGTGTCCTCACCCGCGATGCTCTACGGACTCATCGGCCGCGACCTTGTGTTCGGCGATGTCGTACCGCTGCTCGATCTCCAGGCGGACGACGTCCAGGTCGATGAGGTGCGGCTCCCGGAGGATGCGGAAGCCGTGGGCAAGACGCTCGCCGACATCGCGCTCCCCGCCAACGTCACCGTGATGGCGGTGATCGCCGCCGGCGGCGGCGTCCGCGCGGCCAGAGGCGAGACCCGCCTTGAAGCCGGCGACCAGCTCCTGATCCTCGTCCAGGGAGCCATGGACAGCGCAGCGGTCCTCGAAGCGCTCGGCACCGGCAAGACGGTGCCCGAGGCGCGAGGCGGGAGCGACGCCGGCTGA
- a CDS encoding calcium/sodium antiporter: protein MYLAAILGFVLLFGGGEGLVRGAVSVARRFGLSSLLIGLTVVAAGTSAPELLVSVSAALQGNADIAIGNVVGSNIFNVLAVLGISALIAPIVVKPAEVKRDTLVMVGAMLVLAAVSLTGLITRPIGLFLVLGLVGYTYYSYRTELREKPAPSAELHEHEGEEFEGPGSLWLGILYIALGLGALVVGSDLLITGATGIARTFGVPETVIGLTLVAVGTSLPELATSIAAAFRGHSDVAVGNVLGSNIFNALLIIGTTAMVRPIGVAESIACVDVWVMTGAALVLVPLLVRNGRIGRRAGAVLTAAYATYAVLLLL, encoded by the coding sequence ATGTACCTCGCCGCCATACTCGGATTCGTGCTGCTCTTCGGCGGCGGCGAGGGCCTCGTCCGCGGCGCCGTGTCCGTGGCCCGCAGGTTCGGCCTGTCGTCGCTGCTCATCGGGCTCACCGTCGTGGCGGCTGGCACCTCCGCGCCGGAGCTCCTCGTGAGCGTGAGCGCGGCGCTTCAGGGCAACGCCGACATCGCCATCGGCAACGTCGTAGGCAGCAACATCTTCAACGTGCTTGCGGTCCTCGGGATCTCCGCGCTCATCGCCCCGATCGTGGTGAAGCCCGCCGAGGTGAAGCGTGACACGCTGGTGATGGTCGGAGCCATGCTGGTGCTGGCGGCCGTGTCTCTGACCGGACTCATCACCCGCCCGATCGGCCTGTTCCTGGTCCTCGGGCTCGTGGGCTACACCTACTACTCGTATCGAACGGAGCTCAGGGAGAAGCCTGCCCCGTCTGCGGAGCTGCACGAGCACGAGGGCGAGGAGTTCGAGGGGCCGGGAAGTCTGTGGCTCGGCATCCTCTACATCGCGCTCGGCCTCGGTGCGCTCGTTGTCGGATCGGACCTCCTGATCACAGGAGCGACCGGCATCGCCCGAACGTTCGGCGTTCCGGAGACGGTGATCGGCCTCACCCTCGTTGCCGTAGGCACTTCGCTGCCCGAGCTCGCCACAAGCATCGCGGCCGCGTTCCGCGGGCACTCCGACGTCGCCGTAGGCAACGTCCTCGGCAGCAACATCTTCAATGCTTTGCTCATCATCGGCACGACCGCCATGGTGCGTCCCATCGGCGTGGCCGAGAGCATCGCTTGTGTCGATGTGTGGGTGATGACGGGAGCGGCTCTCGTGCTCGTGCCGCTACTGGTAAGGAACGGCCGCATCGGCCGCCGCGCGGGCGCGGTGCTCACCGCCGCCTATGCGACGTACGCGGTGCTGCTCCTTCTCTAA